The DNA sequence ATTTCCAGACGCGAGCGCTGGATGCGCAGCGGGTCATCGCACTTGATCAGGGCGTGATAGTCGGCCAGGAAGTAGAACGAATCGGCATTGCTGTCGCGGCTGGCGAGAATCGCCGGGCGGATGGCGCCGGCGTAGTTGCCCAGGTGCGGCGTGCCGGTGGTGGTAATGCCGGTGAGGATGCGGGTACGGTTCGTCATGGGTAATCGCTTGTCAGACTGCAATCAATTCGAGAGACGCGGCAGGATCAGATCCTTGAGATCGGTCAGCTTGCCATGAAAAAAGTGTCCGCATTCTGCCACTTTCAGCAGCTCATGGGGGCGCTGGAGTTTGTCGGACCATTCGTAGACCAGCTGCGGATCGATCACTTCGTCGGTTTCCGGCTGGATCACGGTCAGTTCGCCCTGCTGCGGCAGTTGATCCTGATCGCCCAGACGCATCACCGCCGGCGCGACCATGAACAGGTGCTTGAGCGTGATGCCTTGGGCTTCGAGTCGACCGCCGAGACTTGCTGCAACAAATCCACCGAAGGAGAAACCGAACAGGGTCAGCGGCAGATCCGGATGCTTTTCCAACAGCCAGGCGGCAGCGGCCTGAGCGTCGTCGACTTCACCGGTGCCCATGTCATGAGAACCTTCGCTGGCACCGACGCCGCGATAGTTGAAGCGCAAGGTGATCAGGCCCGCATCGCGCGCGGTGCGCTGCAGGGTCGAGACGACCTTGTTGAGCATGGTGCCGCCCTGCACCGGGTTCGGATGGCAGATCAGCGCGATGCCGCGGGGCTGCTCGTTGTCCAGATACAAAGACTCAAGTTGCCCCACCGGGCCATCAATCACTACAGGGGTTTCACGCATCAGCAAGGAAGGAACTCCGTGACCTCGAATCGGGTCGACTCGTCTAGCAAATTGTCTGTGCCAGTCTATTGCGAGTGAATCGCGGTATACAGCGCAGGTTCGAGCCGTTAACGTAAAGCAAAGCCGTTTATAGAGGAAGGACTCGTGGAACACTCGCTCTTAGTTTGGTTGTTACCGACTCTTGCCCTGGTTGTGGGTGTCGCCATTGGTTTCCTGATCGCACGCGTTGCGCCGAACGCCGCGCCCAGCCGCACGCAGCGTCAACTGGATGATATTCAGGAACGTTTCGACAGTTATCAGAACGAAGTGGTGACCCACTTCAACAGCACCGCCAATCTGGTCAAGAAACTGACCCAGAGCTATCAGGAAGTGCAGGACCACCTCGCCGAGGGCGCCAACCGTCTGGCCCTGGACGAGCAGACCCGTCAACGCCTGCTCGCCTCGCTGCACTCTGAAGCAGCACAGTCCCCGCGGGAACGCCTGACGCCACCGCGGGATCAGGAACCGCCGCGTGACTACGCGCCAAAGACCCCGAACTCGCCAGGCATGCTCGACGAGCATTACGGCCTGAAGAAGTAATCAGCCTTCGCGCCAACAAAAAGCCCCCGGACAATTCGGTTGTCCGGGGGCTTTTTTGTATCCGCCGATATGTATCGCCAGTGATGGCCTCATCGCGGGCAAGCCCGCTCCCACAGGTATTGGTGGTGTACACAAAATCTGTGTTCCACACATCACCCTGTGGGAGCGGGCTTGCCCGCGATGGGGCCATAACAGGCCACACACAAAAATGCCCGATCATCAGGACCGGGCATTTTTTCATTCAGGCTTCAGTTACGGATACTGCTGAACTGTGCCCGGCTGTTGCTGCTGACCACCGTACTGTTGGCCCGGGATCGCCTTGAGGTTGACCTCGACGCGGCGGTTCTGCGCGCGGCCGTTGACGTCACCGTTGCTGGCGATCGGATTATCCGGACCGGCACCGCGGGCGCTCAGGTTGGCACCGCTGACGCCTTGCGAGGTCAGGTAGGTGGCCACGCTCTGCGCACGACGCTGGGACAGGTCCATGTTGTGCTGACGGCTGCCGGTGCTGTCGGTGTAGCCGACGATTTCGATCTGGTTCTGGTTGAACTCTTTGAGCGAGTTGGCCAGGTTGTTCAGTGGCTGATAGAAGCTGGAAGCGATGTTAGCCGAGTCGGTGGCGAAGGTGATGTTGCCCGGCATGATCAGCTTGATCTGATCGCCCTGACGCTGCACTTCAACTCCGGTGTTGGCCATGCTGGCGCGCAGTTTTTTCTCCTGCTGGTCGGCGTAGTAGCCATAACCGGCGGCCGAAGCACCGACGACGGCTGCGCCGATCAGCGCGCCCTTGCCGCGGTTGTTGTGGTCGATGGCGGCACCGGCCAGCGCACCGGCCAGTGCACCGAGGCCACCGTACTTGGCGGTTTTGCTCATGCCCTGGGAGCCACCGTCGGCCTGACCCTGATTGTCATACGGGTTGGGCGAGGCGCAGCCGGACAAAACGGCCAC is a window from the Pseudomonas gozinkensis genome containing:
- a CDS encoding alpha/beta hydrolase, producing the protein MRETPVVIDGPVGQLESLYLDNEQPRGIALICHPNPVQGGTMLNKVVSTLQRTARDAGLITLRFNYRGVGASEGSHDMGTGEVDDAQAAAAWLLEKHPDLPLTLFGFSFGGFVAASLGGRLEAQGITLKHLFMVAPAVMRLGDQDQLPQQGELTVIQPETDEVIDPQLVYEWSDKLQRPHELLKVAECGHFFHGKLTDLKDLILPRLSN
- a CDS encoding YhcB family protein — translated: MEHSLLVWLLPTLALVVGVAIGFLIARVAPNAAPSRTQRQLDDIQERFDSYQNEVVTHFNSTANLVKKLTQSYQEVQDHLAEGANRLALDEQTRQRLLASLHSEAAQSPRERLTPPRDQEPPRDYAPKTPNSPGMLDEHYGLKK
- a CDS encoding OmpA family protein: MFTTRRLIIVATAVAVLSGCASPNPYDNQGQADGGSQGMSKTAKYGGLGALAGALAGAAIDHNNRGKGALIGAAVVGASAAGYGYYADQQEKKLRASMANTGVEVQRQGDQIKLIMPGNITFATDSANIASSFYQPLNNLANSLKEFNQNQIEIVGYTDSTGSRQHNMDLSQRRAQSVATYLTSQGVSGANLSARGAGPDNPIASNGDVNGRAQNRRVEVNLKAIPGQQYGGQQQQPGTVQQYP